The segment ttaatagaaaaactttactttagttttattatctattttaatttaatttttattaaattaatattttctttagtgtACACATGATTCTTAATTAATCGTAATATTTTCACATTAAATTTAGATGTAGttgttaagacttaagagtttTGTTGTTCAATTGGTACTTTTCgtgtagtataaaatagataatcaaATGTGGAGTGgtttgaaaagtgagtatataaaattaaaaaagtaaattcttatgctaaaatagtaaaaaacatTTCATATGATAAACTGTGACCAACTGCATGTCACTTTCATATaaatctaccattttttttttccatcactcACAATTAGCCACATCAGATAGTTATGAAAATTAGCTTAGGATTGGTTACGGTTCTATAATTTTTCGTTCAATAAACTACAATGGAGAGAGTAGCACCTCCCATGCATTATCCCGAGGGAGGCACAGCTGCACAGGTCATGCCAAAACAGGCAACTCAAATGCGTATTCACAAGATATGGAACTAACCTTCTTTTCTCGATGGtcccaaaaccaaaaacaaatgtTTGATATAACCTATAAAGGGGGTTTATGTATAATTTCTTAGAAGTTAAAAAACtttcacttttatttatatttatttatgggtgcaaagaaaacaaataagacTTTGGAATAATGGAATAGTTTGCTTCTAAAGGTCAAAACGAGTGAAAAAGATTCGTTTAGAGGGCATTGGCATGACTGGCTAAGGGAGGCAACCGTTTAAGGATGCAAATGGAATCACAATTCACAAGAAGCTTTTGTGAAATTCAAGTTCCATGAAAATTACAGGGTATTGTCCAAAACTAAGTAAAATAAGAAAGTGTTGCTGATAAAATCTTGTTCCGGCAAAACGAATCTCCGCTGTTTCCGACCCTGTACATTGCATGAGAGCATCTTGTTCCGGCAAAACGAATTTGTCGTTCTCTAACATCAAATTCCATTTACATTTGCCAATATGCAGTTTGCAATGTGGGATGACAATGACTTGTAATTGAAGCTAGCGAGGTATTGTTCATGGCCATTCCACGGGGCAGCATATTTGCGTGTATACCCTTCTTGAGTAATGCAATAAGGGAGAGAATCGTATCATCCAggaatgtaaaaagaaaaaaaatgcgcTATTCACATTTTTTAAGTGCATATTTCCACACTTGACACATGaaatatgtgatgtgtatgaACAATGTACACTAAGGAGCTAGTGTGCAATAATCAGTGTCAATGTGATAAGAGTAATGTTTATTACACTACACGTTAATGTACACACTTTATCACACGCAAAAAAgcaattgaaattaatttccaACTGGAAATTGTGACTCAACTCACAATTTCAGTTGTTTTTTTGCGAGTGTGTAAAGGTGTGTGCAACAAGTTTTTGCCATATGATAATGTCGTTGCTAAGATAAGAAAATAGCCATGAAATATGCTTTTATTCCGAATACCTTTGGAAATTGAAAAGAATAAACCTCATCTTTATTTCCCACTGTAGGTAATCCATAATCTCATTCATATATCCTTTGATTCCATGATGCCAGCAGGCCAATCTAGACTATTCCTaattccatgaaaaaaaaaaaaaaaaaacccaatagcCCTGCTCCGCATAATTATTGGTCATGGTGCACTAAGCACTCATCTTTTGTTATTGGGTCATACTGTAAGAGGAATTTTAAGAAATGAAGCCTATAACTCTAGTAGGTGGGTTGTGATGAGACATGAGACTATGAGATCATAGACAAATGTTGAAAATGACTGGTAACCGAAAGCAACACGAGTCATGACTCTAAACACATTTAACACTTTAGAATTATactaaaagaaagataaattgtGCTCACCACCTCAGACTTTGCAAGTGTCACCTCTCTCAGCACCTTCCTCACATATTTGTAGTATATATATGCCGTGTGTAAGTCATTATTGAATCAAGCGACAGAGCAATTATAGTCATTGTATTATTTGAGGTATTGGTTTATTATGTTGTACTATGTTCTTTATATAGaaaaaagatatcttttttgctttctgttcattgttttcttcaACAAAGACAAGTTTTGAGATCATTTCCGCATGGTTGTGGTTAATTTTGATGAGCTTGCATTGATTTCATCATATGTTCCATGAAATTTGCTTAATATCTTTGTCCTATATAATCTGGGAGAGGATAAGGTAtatactcaaaaataaaatggaagCTTTGAACCTTTTATCTATGCTCTTAACCTCTTTTTTGCTGAGTACCTTTGCTCTTAATTTGTTGCACTTCTCGACAGCTTAATCaggtctttcttttctttttctattcttttttaaaaatttgatttgttttctcTGCATGGTTTTTACTGTGAATTCTTCCATCTTCTCCTTTCTTTCATAGTTATTACTTGTTTGCTTGAATGGGTTTGATCGTACTAGTTCTAGTTGATGATTCTCAAAATCAAGGATATCAAATGTAAAAAACAGTGAATATGATTGTTTATATGGCCATATGCTCATCCCTGCAAGAATTTTAAGAGAATGATTTGATAAAGAACTGTTACCCCCTCACCCTTTAAGGTTTTTGACTCCAAAATTTCCTCTTTGTTATGTGAAGGGAAGGCAGCTTTTATAGAGTAGGATTTGTTCTGAGAAAACTCCTCTTAAGTACTTGTGTTCTACAAtcataaagaaataaaactttctTGCAGAGATATTCTTGAAGATGGACGCTGTTAGGAGGTGCAGTGGAGCCAAATATGACTGCTTGCTCTTCGGTATGTCGTAATGCAACTTAATCTACTTAGTTTAATGTTCTATTGCATTGCTTTAATAATGAAATGTTACTGTCCCCTATTTTATAAAAAACCCAACTGAgcaaatttttgtgtttgatcaaccAGTTAGAGATAGAGACtggaaatttgacaaaataatGTAGTCTTCATGATTTAATGTTAGAAAACATCGTTAGCATAGatgataaattatatatgtaaatgtTATTGATCTTTGGGTTCCCAACATGTTCTGCAGATATGGATGATACTCTGTATCCCATGAGCTCCGGTATCAACTTGGCTTGTCGCAAGAATATAATGCGTATGATTGTTGACACTtatgataatgatgatggtgTCAACGGTGGTAATACAGTTACAATGACAGGgagattgataaattttttttaaaaaatttgttgtagaGTACATGTTGCAACATTTGCACATGGATGAAAGTGAAGTACCAAGGATGTGCTTGGAATTGTATAAGGAATATGGGACAACAATGGCCGGTCTAAAGGTAAAATAAAGATGGATTTCTTGAAAATTATCTGTCAATATTAATAATTTCCTGAATTATTCTATTCTGTTTATACTTGGGAGTTCACAAATTTTAGTCTTTCCCTTCAGGCTCTTGGTTATGAATTCGATGACGACGAGTTTCATGCTTATGTCCATGGAAGACTACCCTACGATGCCCTCAAGCCAGATCCAGTTTTAAGGAATCTTCTACTTTCCATGCCACAGCGTAAAATAGTATGTCAATACTGTTCTACTCTTTCACATTCATGTTCACAAACAAGACAGCAATATGTTGGTAATTCTAAGCTGTTTGAACTGGTTTTTTCAGATCTTCACTAATGCAGACAAagcacatgtatctcaagttctAAGCAGGTTGGGTTTGGAAGATTGTTTTGAAGGCATCATTTGCTTTGAAACACTTAACCCTCCCCAAGAACCAGTTGGGTGCATTGATGTGCCAGTTGATAATTCAGTCCTCTCAGGAGATGCCCCAGAGCCAGAATCCTATAGTATAGGTTTAACTGAGGGTGGAAGTTTCAACTCCAAGTCACGAATCCTCTGCAAACCCTCTGTGGAAGCTATTGAAGCTGCTATTCAGATAGCAAACATTGACCCAAAGAAAACAGTAAAATTCAATGCACAtctcagtttttttttgggataaatttaTCTCAACTTTAAAACCATTATTTGTTGCTTTAAACATTGCCGAAATgagtaacaaaaattttctattcCTTTCTCAGATCTTCTTTGATGACAGTGTTCGAAACATTGCAAGTGGAAAAGCAGCCGGACTTCATACTGTTATAGTAAGTTTTGAGTGGCGTTGTAGTATAAAGTACTGCAAGTTTGCAGCTTACCTAACTAAAtaatccaaacaaacaaaactagaAAACGTTAAAAATCATCTTGGAACCCAATAATAAAGTTAACCCCCacccagaaaacaaaaataatacttAGAGACAGagtacaaatataaaaacaaactCAGCACAGGTGAGGATTTCTTCATATGCTCATGTTCCAGATGGCAACATATTTCATTATTATCAGCATTTTTTACCGTGTTGCAGGGCAATTGAATCAATCATGTTAGGATGGGAGATGGTGCCTTGGATTAGATTCACATCAACAATGCATTATTAGCATGAATGACTGCTTTTCTCTACTACCATAAGGGAATAAATAACATAGACTTTGGTCAAATTTAATGAATGTGAGATTTTTGATGGCAGGTGGGGAGCTCAATATTGGTTCCTGGTGCTGACCATGCCTTGAGTAGCATCCACAATATAAAGGAAGCACTACCTGAAATATGGGAAGGTGAAGGAGAGCAGATCGGGCAAGTTATTCAGTCCAGTGCAGTTGCAACCGTTGCCCTGGCATAATTTCCCCCCGGCAACACATTTATGTTTAATTCTCGTGCcatgtaaaataaaaacactgaTAAATTCCTATGTCAAGTTTAGCTTATTATACAACATCTATGAAACAATGAATACAAAAATCTTATTCTCCTAGTTGCCACCACAGAATGGTATGTGAACTGCCTATGAATTCATGTAAGTGAAACAATTTA is part of the Quercus robur chromosome 9, dhQueRobu3.1, whole genome shotgun sequence genome and harbors:
- the LOC126698350 gene encoding uncharacterized protein C24B11.05 isoform X3; translated protein: MDAVRRCSGAKYDCLLFDMDDTLYPMSSGINLACRKNIMQYMLQHLHMDESEVPRMCLELYKEYGTTMAGLKALGYEFDDDEFHAYVHGRLPYDALKPDPVLRNLLLSMPQRKIIFTNADKAHVSQVLSRLGLEDCFEGIICFETLNPPQEPVGCIDVPVDNSVLSGDAPEPESYSIGLTEGGSFNSKSRILCKPSVEAIEAAIQIANIDPKKTIFFDDSVRNIASGKAAGLHTVIGN
- the LOC126698350 gene encoding uncharacterized protein C24B11.05 isoform X2, encoding MDAVRRCSGAKYDCLLFDMDDTLYPMSSEYMLQHLHMDESEVPRMCLELYKEYGTTMAGLKALGYEFDDDEFHAYVHGRLPYDALKPDPVLRNLLLSMPQRKIIFTNADKAHVSQVLSRLGLEDCFEGIICFETLNPPQEPVGCIDVPVDNSVLSGDAPEPESYSIGLTEGGSFNSKSRILCKPSVEAIEAAIQIANIDPKKTIFFDDSVRNIASGKAAGLHTVIVGSSILVPGADHALSSIHNIKEALPEIWEGEGEQIGQVIQSSAVATVALA
- the LOC126698350 gene encoding uncharacterized protein C24B11.05 isoform X1: MDAVRRCSGAKYDCLLFDMDDTLYPMSSGINLACRKNIMQYMLQHLHMDESEVPRMCLELYKEYGTTMAGLKALGYEFDDDEFHAYVHGRLPYDALKPDPVLRNLLLSMPQRKIIFTNADKAHVSQVLSRLGLEDCFEGIICFETLNPPQEPVGCIDVPVDNSVLSGDAPEPESYSIGLTEGGSFNSKSRILCKPSVEAIEAAIQIANIDPKKTIFFDDSVRNIASGKAAGLHTVIVGSSILVPGADHALSSIHNIKEALPEIWEGEGEQIGQVIQSSAVATVALA